A single window of Lysobacter oculi DNA harbors:
- a CDS encoding DUF3106 domain-containing protein — translation MKKTLPRLALLALALAPFGAFAEPPAPVPPLPEWNQLTAAQREVLIAPMRERWNASPEERARMYRHAQRWQAMTPEQRARARRGMHRWEGMPPQDRIQARRIFGAVRGMTPEQRKAFLEQWKTMSPAQREVWLKAHAPPVPPPPRD, via the coding sequence ATGAAGAAGACGCTTCCGCGGCTCGCGCTGCTTGCCCTGGCCCTGGCCCCGTTCGGCGCTTTCGCGGAACCGCCGGCGCCCGTGCCGCCGCTGCCGGAATGGAACCAGCTCACCGCCGCCCAGCGCGAAGTGCTGATCGCGCCGATGCGCGAGCGCTGGAACGCCTCGCCCGAGGAACGCGCGCGCATGTACCGGCACGCGCAGCGCTGGCAGGCGATGACGCCCGAGCAGCGCGCACGCGCCCGCCGCGGCATGCACCGCTGGGAAGGCATGCCGCCGCAGGACCGCATCCAGGCGCGGCGCATCTTCGGCGCGGTCCGCGGCATGACGCCGGAACAGCGCAAGGCATTCCTGGAACAGTGGAAGACGATGAGCCCGGCGCAGCGCGAGGTCTGGCTGAAGGCACACGCGCCGCCGGTGCCGCCGCCCCCGCGCGACTGA
- a CDS encoding RNA polymerase sigma factor, which yields MCPDASQEPPLSSVAPPASLDGFLAGIGSRAFRFAELGLRHREDALDAVQDAMMKMLAYRDRPADEWPPLFWRILRTRIIDAQRRRRFRLGWLGSATLDDGSEMEWADAGPDPSRSHDSREAWARMRGAMQALPARQREAFSLRVLEELDVAQTAAVMGCSEGSVKTHLSRARAALQVQLEDWK from the coding sequence ATGTGCCCCGATGCCAGCCAGGAGCCGCCCTTGTCGTCCGTCGCGCCCCCCGCGTCGCTCGACGGTTTCCTGGCGGGCATCGGTTCCCGCGCGTTCCGCTTCGCCGAACTCGGCCTGCGCCACAGGGAAGACGCGCTGGACGCCGTGCAGGACGCGATGATGAAGATGCTCGCCTACCGCGACCGCCCCGCCGACGAATGGCCGCCGCTGTTCTGGCGGATCCTGCGCACGCGGATCATCGATGCGCAGCGCCGCCGGCGTTTCCGGCTGGGCTGGCTGGGATCGGCCACGCTCGACGACGGCAGCGAGATGGAATGGGCCGATGCAGGCCCCGACCCCTCGCGCAGCCACGACAGCCGCGAAGCCTGGGCGCGGATGCGCGGGGCGATGCAGGCCTTGCCCGCACGCCAGCGCGAGGCGTTCAGCCTGCGTGTACTGGAAGAACTGGACGTGGCGCAGACCGCCGCGGTGATGGGTTGCAGCGAAGGCTCGGTCAAGACGCATCTGTCCCGCGCCCGCGCCGCGCTGCAAGTGCAACTGGAGGACTGGAAATGA
- a CDS encoding NAD(P) transhydrogenase subunit alpha, whose protein sequence is MSDGFVALYIFMLAAIAGHVIISRVPVILHTPLMSGSNFIHGIVLIGAMVVLGHADTPLEKTIGFIAVLLGAGNAAGGYVVTERMLEMFKASNKPGGKA, encoded by the coding sequence ATGTCTGACGGATTCGTGGCGCTGTACATCTTCATGCTGGCGGCGATCGCCGGCCACGTGATCATTTCGCGGGTGCCGGTGATCCTGCACACGCCGCTGATGTCGGGGAGCAACTTCATCCACGGCATCGTGCTGATCGGCGCGATGGTGGTGCTGGGCCACGCCGATACACCACTGGAAAAGACGATCGGCTTCATCGCGGTGCTGCTGGGCGCGGGCAACGCGGCCGGTGGCTACGTGGTCACCGAGCGGATGCTGGAGATGTTCAAGGCCAGCAACAAGCCGGGGGGCAAGGCATGA
- a CDS encoding NAD(P)(+) transhydrogenase (Re/Si-specific) subunit beta translates to MNVLLLVKLSYFVAATLFLLGLQRMASPRTARSGIQWAGAGMLLATLATFFLPGLHNIALMIAAIVIGVGLNWVWGKKVAITDMPQMVALFNGMGGGSAAAIGAVELVRKSHALSVMGATAGAGDTRFMVMSPGEVLTLALAVIGALIGAVSLTGSIIAWAKLDGRLDKRYAFAGQQYFNACVALVTVLAGAMALYTLSMPWIIAFFVLALALGVLMTLPIGGADMPVVISLYNAFTGLAVAFEGYVLGNEALIIAGTMVGAAGMLLTRLMAKAMNRKISNVLFSDFGGGNAEMQAIGGSMKPIEASDVAALMAYAERVVIVPGYGMAVAQAQHKIWELTQRLQERGVKVKFAIHPVAGRMPGHMNVLLAEAGVPYDLIADMDDINPEFANTDVSLVIGANDVVNPVAKTDPASPIYGMPILDVVNSKNTIVIKRGKGTGFAGIENALFYADNTRMLYGDGAEMASALVSELKALDGGH, encoded by the coding sequence ATGAATGTGCTGCTGTTGGTCAAGCTGAGTTACTTCGTCGCGGCCACGCTGTTCCTGCTCGGCTTGCAGCGCATGGCCAGCCCCAGGACCGCGCGCAGCGGCATCCAGTGGGCCGGCGCCGGCATGTTGCTGGCCACGCTGGCCACGTTCTTCCTGCCGGGGCTGCACAACATCGCGCTGATGATCGCGGCGATCGTGATCGGCGTCGGGCTCAACTGGGTCTGGGGCAAGAAGGTAGCGATCACCGACATGCCGCAGATGGTGGCGCTGTTCAACGGCATGGGCGGCGGCTCGGCGGCGGCGATCGGCGCGGTGGAGCTGGTGCGCAAGAGCCATGCGCTGTCCGTGATGGGCGCCACGGCCGGCGCCGGCGATACCCGGTTCATGGTGATGTCGCCTGGGGAAGTCCTGACCCTGGCGCTCGCCGTCATCGGCGCGCTGATCGGCGCGGTGTCGCTGACCGGCAGCATCATCGCCTGGGCCAAGCTCGACGGCCGGCTGGACAAGCGTTATGCCTTCGCCGGCCAGCAGTACTTCAACGCCTGCGTCGCGCTGGTCACGGTGCTGGCGGGCGCGATGGCGCTGTACACGCTGTCGATGCCGTGGATCATCGCGTTCTTCGTGCTGGCGCTCGCGCTCGGCGTGCTGATGACGCTGCCGATCGGTGGTGCCGACATGCCGGTGGTCATCTCGCTCTACAACGCGTTCACCGGCCTGGCGGTGGCGTTCGAGGGCTATGTGCTGGGCAACGAGGCGCTGATCATCGCCGGCACCATGGTCGGCGCGGCCGGCATGCTGCTGACCCGGCTGATGGCGAAGGCGATGAACCGCAAGATCAGCAATGTCTTGTTCTCCGACTTCGGCGGCGGCAATGCGGAGATGCAGGCGATCGGCGGCAGCATGAAGCCGATCGAAGCCAGCGACGTCGCCGCCCTGATGGCCTATGCCGAGCGTGTGGTGATCGTGCCGGGCTACGGCATGGCGGTGGCGCAGGCACAGCACAAGATATGGGAGCTGACCCAGCGCCTGCAGGAGCGCGGGGTCAAGGTGAAGTTCGCCATCCACCCGGTCGCGGGCCGCATGCCCGGGCACATGAACGTGCTGCTGGCCGAGGCCGGCGTGCCCTATGACCTGATCGCCGACATGGACGACATCAACCCCGAATTCGCCAACACCGATGTCTCGCTGGTGATCGGCGCGAACGACGTGGTCAACCCCGTCGCCAAGACCGATCCGGCATCGCCGATCTACGGCATGCCGATCCTCGACGTGGTCAATTCGAAGAACACCATCGTCATCAAGCGCGGCAAGGGCACCGGGTTTGCCGGCATCGAGAACGCGCTGTTCTACGCAGACAACACCCGCATGCTCTACGGCGACGGCGCGGAGATGGCCAGCGCGCTGGTCAGCGAACTCAAGGCGCTCGACGGCGGCCACTGA